From the Methanomassiliicoccus luminyensis B10 genome, one window contains:
- the asnS gene encoding asparagine--tRNA ligase produces MTFSSAKQVLDAPSGQEVAVRGWIYRARSSGAIVFAVLRDGSGIVQVTVKKGGLPDAEFEAARSASIESSVEVRGAMHEDKRAPGGKELRAASFRVVGPAQTFPITEHQSEELLLDHRHLWIRSREQNAVMKVKAAALRGAREWLEESGFTEVTPPILTTNACEGGTTLFKLKYFDRDAYLSQSAQMYLEALIFSLGRVYSVTPSFRAEKSRTPRHLTEYWHLEAEAAWADNRKNMEVQEQLVTAMVQNVLSERKEELLLLRKDIEPLRDIRPPFKRMTYSQAVDRFRTQGHEMSWGCDLGAPEERALTAEETVPLFVTNYPRECKAFYMKEDPEDPRTYACADLLAPGGFGEIIGGSERETDLRKLVSRMQAQGIAMGPYEWYLDLRRYGSVPHSGFGLGVERVVKFVCGLEHIRDAVPFPRTVSRVYP; encoded by the coding sequence ATGACCTTCTCCTCCGCCAAGCAGGTCCTGGACGCCCCCTCGGGACAGGAGGTCGCGGTCCGGGGGTGGATATACCGGGCCCGTTCCAGCGGGGCCATCGTGTTCGCGGTGCTGCGCGACGGCTCCGGAATAGTCCAGGTGACCGTGAAGAAGGGCGGCCTGCCCGACGCCGAGTTCGAGGCCGCCCGTTCAGCCAGCATCGAGTCGTCCGTGGAGGTCAGAGGCGCCATGCACGAGGACAAGCGCGCCCCCGGGGGCAAGGAGCTGCGCGCCGCCTCGTTCCGGGTGGTGGGGCCGGCGCAGACCTTCCCCATAACGGAGCACCAGAGCGAGGAATTGCTGCTGGACCACCGGCACCTGTGGATACGCTCCAGGGAGCAGAACGCGGTGATGAAGGTCAAGGCCGCGGCGCTGCGGGGGGCCAGGGAATGGCTGGAGGAGAGCGGCTTCACCGAGGTGACGCCGCCGATACTGACGACGAACGCGTGCGAGGGCGGGACCACCCTGTTCAAGCTGAAGTACTTCGACCGGGACGCGTACCTCAGCCAGAGCGCCCAGATGTACCTGGAGGCGCTGATCTTCTCCCTCGGCCGGGTGTACTCCGTCACCCCGTCGTTCCGGGCGGAGAAGTCACGAACGCCCCGGCACCTCACCGAATACTGGCACCTGGAGGCGGAGGCGGCCTGGGCGGACAACCGGAAGAACATGGAGGTCCAGGAACAGCTGGTCACGGCGATGGTGCAGAACGTCCTCTCCGAGAGGAAGGAGGAGCTGCTGCTCCTGCGCAAGGACATCGAACCGCTGAGGGACATCCGCCCGCCGTTCAAGCGGATGACCTACTCCCAGGCGGTGGACAGGTTCAGAACGCAGGGCCACGAGATGTCCTGGGGCTGCGACCTCGGCGCGCCGGAGGAGAGGGCGCTCACGGCGGAAGAGACGGTCCCGCTGTTCGTGACCAACTATCCTCGGGAGTGCAAGGCCTTCTACATGAAGGAGGACCCCGAGGACCCCAGGACGTACGCGTGCGCCGACCTGCTGGCCCCTGGCGGCTTCGGGGAGATCATAGGCGGTTCCGAAAGGGAGACGGACCTGCGGAAGCTGGTGTCCCGGATGCAGGCGCAGGGCATCGCCATGGGACCGTACGAATGGTACCTGGACCTCCGGCGATATGGTTCGGTCCCCCACTCCGGCTTCGGGCTGGGGGTGGAGAGGGTGGTGAAGTTCGTGTGCGGGCTCGAGCACATTCGGGACGCGGTCCCGTTCCCCCGCACGGTATCCCGGGTCTACCCCTGA
- a CDS encoding UPF0147 family protein: protein MVDNTKLKQVIDVLDQLAEDTSVPRNIRRGATDAKDRLLQPNEAMDVKAASAIFILDELANDPNIPLHGRTLIWNIISQLETVK from the coding sequence ATGGTAGACAACACCAAACTCAAGCAGGTAATAGACGTATTAGACCAATTGGCGGAGGACACCTCGGTGCCCAGGAACATCAGGCGCGGAGCCACCGACGCTAAGGACCGCCTGCTGCAGCCCAACGAGGCCATGGACGTTAAGGCGGCCAGCGCGATATTCATACTTGACGAGCTGGCTAACGACCCCAACATCCCGCTGCACGGCAGGACCCTTATCTGGAACATCATCAGCCAGCTAGAGACGGTGAAGTGA
- a CDS encoding GNAT family N-acetyltransferase yields MNIRPAGIKDLDRVSYIESSCFEAERYPREMLEEILAREGFLTFIAEEGEVLGAVTVHYAGEEAQLVSLAVLPGFRNRGVASALLRTAEDAARDLGAREMVLQVRTLNVPAMNLYLHRGYVLAGIIRNYYGYRKDAFFMRRAL; encoded by the coding sequence GTGAACATCAGGCCGGCGGGCATCAAGGACCTGGACCGCGTGTCGTACATCGAATCGTCCTGCTTCGAGGCAGAGCGCTATCCCCGGGAGATGCTGGAAGAGATCCTGGCCCGGGAAGGCTTCCTCACCTTCATCGCCGAGGAGGGAGAGGTGCTGGGAGCGGTCACCGTCCACTACGCCGGGGAGGAGGCCCAGCTTGTATCCCTGGCGGTGCTGCCGGGGTTCCGGAACAGGGGCGTAGCCTCGGCCCTGCTCCGAACGGCCGAGGATGCCGCCCGGGACCTCGGGGCGAGGGAGATGGTCCTGCAGGTCAGGACGCTCAACGTCCCGGCGATGAACTTGTACCTGCATCGCGGCTACGTCCTGGCAGGGATCATCAGGAACTACTATGGGTACCGGAAGGACGCGTTCTTCATGCGCCGGGCGCTTTGA
- a CDS encoding Lrp/AsnC family transcriptional regulator — translation MTNHEKSDYDKVMSSYFGDEQVTAMISLKVETKEADVIAEAIAENDAVDYVYLVTGDTDIVAMAKFQTYGQLKRFLMETVTSIPGIKETKTSMVVTTFKEGGELKYEKGEPLDHVGAEK, via the coding sequence ATGACGAACCACGAGAAGTCCGATTATGACAAGGTCATGTCCTCCTACTTCGGGGACGAGCAGGTCACTGCTATGATCAGCCTGAAGGTGGAGACCAAGGAGGCGGACGTCATCGCCGAGGCCATAGCCGAGAACGACGCCGTGGACTACGTCTACCTGGTAACGGGGGACACCGACATAGTCGCCATGGCGAAGTTCCAGACCTATGGGCAGCTCAAGAGGTTCCTGATGGAGACCGTGACCAGCATACCCGGGATCAAGGAGACCAAGACCTCCATGGTGGTCACCACGTTCAAGGAGGGCGGCGAGCTCAAATACGAGAAGGGCGAACCTCTCGACCACGTGGGCGCTGAGAAGTGA